Proteins found in one Larimichthys crocea isolate SSNF chromosome I, L_crocea_2.0, whole genome shotgun sequence genomic segment:
- the LOC113744193 gene encoding septin-6-like — MASTEIARQAGEGARAVPLAGHVGFDSMPDQLVNKSVNHGFCFNILCVGEKSTLMDTLFNTKFEGEPTQHNQPGVTLKSNTYELQESNVRLKLTVVNTVGFGDQINKEDSYKSIVEFIDAQFEAYLQEELKIMRTLHSYHDTRIHACLYFIAPTGHSLKSLDLVTMKKLDSKVNIIPIIAKSDAISKSELAKFKIKITSELVSNGVQIYQFPTDDKSVAEINSTMNSHLPFAVVGSTEEVKIGNKMVKARQYPWGTVQVENENHCDFVKLQWLNRMKDTNTRLTGWYLSLQPYNFAVQYRAGKDNLVADCLSRVHED; from the exons ATGGCGTCAACTGAGATAGCGAGGCAAGCGGGTGAAGGCGCTCGTGCTGTCCCTCTGGCAGGCCATGTCGGCTTTGACAGCATGCCTGACCAGCTGGTCAACAAGTCTGTCAACCACGGCTTCTGCTTTAACATCCTCTGTGTTGGTGAGAAGTCCACCCTGATGGACACGTTGTTCAACACCAAGTTTGAGGGCGAGCCCACCCAGCACAACCAGCCAGGAGTCACGCTCAAGTCGAACACCTATGAACTCCAGGAGAGTAACGTGCGCCTCAAACTCACAGTCGTCAACACTGTGGGCTTTGGAGACCAG atCAATAAAGAAGACAGCTACAAGTCTATCGTGGAGTTCATTGACGCCCAGTTTGAAGCATATCTACAGGAGGAGCTGAAAATCATGCGCACGCTACACAGCTACCACGACACTCGCATCCATGCATGCCTGTACTTCATCGCCCCCACGGGACACTCGCTCAAATCTCTGGACTTGGTGACCATGAAGAAACTTGATAGCAAGGTCAACATTATCCCAATCATCGCCAAGTCCGACGCCATCTCCAAAAGCGAGCTGGCcaaattcaaaatcaaaatcaccaGCGAGCTGGTCAGCAACGGCGTGCAGATCTATCAGTTCCCCACTGATGACAAGTCCGTGGCGGAAATCAACTCCACCATGAACAGCCATTTGCCATTTGCCGTGGTAGGAAGCACGGAGGAAGTGAAGATTGGGAACAAGATGGTCAAGGCCCGGCAGTACCCCTGGGGGACGGTGCAGGTTGAAAATGAGAATCACTGTGACTTCGTCAAATTGCAATGGCTCAATCGGATGAAGGACACCAATACACGTCTCACAGGGTGGTACCTGTCCCTGCAGCCCTACAACTTTGCGGTGCAGTACCGGGCAGGGAAGGACAACCTGGTGGCGGACTGTCTCTCCAGGGTCCATGAGGACTGA